One Candidatus Culexarchaeum yellowstonense genomic region harbors:
- a CDS encoding V-type ATPase subunit produces MLGILRYGFINTKIRGMRREFITYEQYLKLTELRYDELIDELKRTPYGHAFRGMYRTPTPIELEKTLLEELTKSYIKILKWLPTQAMRVIALHMMKYETENIKALLRLKTLNAETERLKQHITPIPLGLKVEEYVEVYEESKDIEEAVEKLMELGLPIPLNEAIEGGVEDIKIIEARIEKMTYRELMNEAKKLDGKSSKSIRELLGLEIDLTNVKNVLRAKKIGIDWSELEEYMITPTYKVGLKKLKNAFEKGDYNEALREALSKGYPNLINTGLEALKKGGLEALEKLFSREIYRNYKRVWVSGFRYDISPVLAYLTRKMIEMKNLKVIAYGKSFELPKERIIEEIII; encoded by the coding sequence TTGCTTGGAATATTGAGATATGGATTCATAAACACCAAGATTAGGGGGATGAGGAGGGAATTCATAACATATGAGCAATACCTCAAACTCACAGAATTAAGATACGATGAGTTGATAGATGAACTGAAGAGAACACCATATGGACATGCATTTAGAGGGATGTATAGAACTCCAACACCAATAGAATTGGAGAAAACACTACTAGAGGAATTGACGAAGAGCTACATAAAAATATTGAAGTGGCTCCCAACACAAGCCATGAGAGTCATAGCACTACACATGATGAAATATGAAACTGAAAACATAAAAGCACTACTGAGATTGAAAACACTAAACGCGGAAACCGAGAGGTTAAAGCAACATATAACACCAATACCACTAGGATTAAAGGTTGAGGAATACGTAGAGGTCTATGAGGAATCAAAGGATATAGAGGAAGCCGTTGAAAAGCTTATGGAACTTGGATTACCAATACCATTAAATGAAGCCATAGAGGGTGGAGTGGAGGATATAAAGATAATTGAGGCTAGGATAGAGAAGATGACATATAGGGAATTGATGAACGAAGCCAAAAAGCTTGATGGGAAAAGCTCGAAAAGCATTAGAGAGCTATTGGGATTAGAAATAGATTTAACAAACGTGAAGAACGTTCTAAGAGCTAAGAAGATCGGTATAGATTGGAGTGAACTAGAAGAATACATGATAACACCAACATATAAAGTGGGATTGAAAAAGCTGAAAAACGCGTTTGAGAAGGGGGATTACAATGAAGCATTAAGGGAAGCATTGAGCAAGGGCTACCCAAACCTAATCAACACAGGATTAGAAGCACTAAAGAAGGGTGGACTGGAAGCATTAGAGAAACTTTTCAGCAGAGAGATATACAGAAATTATAAGAGGGTTTGGGTATCTGGATTCAGATACGACATATCACCAGTACTAGCATACCTAACACGGAAAATGATTGAGATGAAGAATCTAAAAGTCATAGCATATGGGAAGAGCTTTGAACTACCAAAGGAAAGGATAATTGAGGAAATTATAATTTAA
- a CDS encoding endonuclease Q family protein, with protein sequence MRVYADLHIHSKYSGGSSEKMNIPTLVSYALIKGLKLLGTGDCLNPHWLRELKDDLMHVGWGFYAYRLNPEVLFVAECEVGTVFEFNGKSRRVHHVILMPSLEVAEQLSDVLSSYGDVESDGRPVFNMHPSELVDLVLGVEQSCFIFPAHIWTPWWSMFGSFSGVDRVEDCYGDRVNKIYAIETGLSSDPEMNWRVSQLHRFSILSFSDSHSPYPFRLGREACLFDLDKMEYSELIDAIKSRDARRFLMTIEVDPAYGKYHWSGHRNCNVGPLPPEEARKFNYICPVCGRKLTKGVEDRVEELADKPRGFKPENAIPFIKVLPLQTIIAFSMGISEDDISKLNSGKVWSLYVNLVSKFGSEFNVLLDASIDEIAKASNPLIASYIKSLRYGKYSIKPGFDGVYGRINMFGSSMDLRDFINR encoded by the coding sequence ATGAGGGTTTACGCAGATTTGCACATACACTCTAAGTATAGTGGTGGTTCCAGTGAGAAGATGAATATTCCCACCCTTGTCTCGTATGCGCTTATTAAGGGGTTGAAGCTTCTTGGAACTGGAGATTGCCTGAATCCACATTGGCTTAGGGAGTTGAAGGATGATCTCATGCATGTTGGTTGGGGGTTCTATGCATATAGACTTAATCCTGAAGTACTATTTGTGGCTGAATGTGAGGTTGGAACTGTCTTTGAATTCAATGGTAAATCTAGGAGGGTTCACCACGTAATCTTAATGCCAAGTCTTGAAGTTGCTGAGCAGCTTTCAGACGTCCTATCAAGTTATGGTGATGTGGAGTCTGATGGTCGCCCAGTCTTTAATATGCATCCATCTGAGCTTGTGGATCTAGTTTTAGGTGTTGAGCAATCATGCTTCATATTCCCAGCCCACATATGGACTCCTTGGTGGAGTATGTTTGGATCCTTCAGTGGTGTTGATAGGGTTGAAGATTGTTATGGTGATAGGGTTAACAAGATATATGCTATTGAAACTGGTTTGAGCAGCGATCCTGAGATGAATTGGCGGGTTAGCCAACTGCATAGGTTCTCCATCTTAAGTTTCTCTGATAGCCACTCCCCATACCCATTTAGGCTTGGTAGGGAGGCATGCCTATTCGATTTGGATAAGATGGAGTATTCGGAGCTTATAGATGCCATAAAATCTAGGGATGCTAGGCGCTTCCTAATGACCATTGAAGTTGATCCAGCTTATGGGAAGTATCATTGGTCTGGTCATAGGAATTGTAATGTTGGCCCACTACCCCCTGAAGAGGCTAGGAAGTTCAATTACATATGTCCAGTTTGTGGTAGGAAGCTTACTAAGGGGGTTGAGGATAGGGTTGAGGAGCTTGCAGATAAACCTAGGGGGTTTAAACCGGAGAACGCCATACCCTTCATAAAGGTTCTACCTCTACAGACAATCATAGCCTTCAGCATGGGTATTAGTGAGGATGACATTTCAAAGCTTAATAGCGGTAAAGTCTGGAGTTTATACGTCAATCTAGTGTCGAAATTTGGCTCTGAATTCAACGTTTTGCTTGATGCTTCAATAGATGAAATTGCGAAGGCATCAAACCCCCTCATAGCATCATATATTAAGAGCTTGAGGTATGGTAAGTATTCCATAAAACCAGGTTTTGATGGTGTTTATGGGAGGATAAATATGTTTGGATCTTCCATGGATTTGAGGGATTTCATCAACCGCTAA
- a CDS encoding NADH-quinone oxidoreductase subunit L, with the protein MLYYSPWLVWVIPIVGAVLTPLIARLGERVRDYFAVLCSFIAALMATLNFSYVLSGEVYVPGLGYVHPPVDWRVKWFVVPGFYLDVGVLIDPLSAFMGIIVAWISFLIMIYSLGYMHGEEGLTRYWFFMNFFIGNMLLLVMSDNILQMLFGWEGVGLCSYQLIGFYYSDERKRWIGDVPPSHAGMKAFITTKIGDICLMIASFIIFSVAGTFNFMDLQANHEWIIELARLGLIVPVTILLFGGPVGKSAQFPLHEWLPEAMAGPTSVSALIHAATMVKAGVYLVARLFPTIYYVFEVAVEHVHGPAVEGLILQARQNFFLTVAWIGAFTAFLAATQAMVSRELKKVLAYSTISQIGYMMLGLGAGGLASDPSTGFVAGIFHLASHAIFKALLFMAAGAVIHACESTNMFDMGGIRRDMPITFTTMLVGALSLSGIPPLSGFWSKEAVFTACIVSGQYLLLALAAVTAAITFFYSLRMIAITFLGHKSEHLEELEHEGHHVHEVSKVMWVPYTILAVATIVTGFVGPFFEHFMHDFLEPSMHILHHEVRLSAMVYGAVESYSGIPMQLITSTITACMLVIGGLPAYYLYISRKGDPEEFVEKHGLKGLYNFLYNRWYINPTYYRIFVYSLISGSSILFRNLEKAVIDAFNYILANFIVKLSNVIYKYFEKPILDGLNYAIAYAFASFSQAFRRIQTGVSSFNIMGMALGIILLIVLIILRVL; encoded by the coding sequence ATGTTGTATTATTCCCCTTGGCTTGTTTGGGTAATACCGATTGTAGGCGCAGTACTTACACCTCTAATTGCCCGTTTAGGTGAAAGGGTTAGGGATTATTTTGCAGTTTTATGTTCGTTTATAGCTGCTTTGATGGCTACATTAAACTTTTCATATGTATTGTCTGGTGAAGTTTACGTTCCCGGGTTGGGCTACGTTCATCCTCCAGTGGATTGGCGTGTTAAGTGGTTTGTTGTTCCAGGATTCTACCTTGACGTTGGGGTATTGATAGATCCATTGAGTGCTTTTATGGGGATTATTGTGGCTTGGATATCCTTCCTAATAATGATTTATAGTTTGGGTTATATGCATGGTGAGGAGGGGTTAACTAGATACTGGTTTTTCATGAACTTCTTCATTGGAAACATGCTCCTACTGGTCATGTCCGACAACATTTTGCAGATGCTCTTCGGATGGGAGGGTGTTGGATTATGCAGCTATCAGTTAATAGGATTCTACTATAGCGATGAGAGGAAGCGTTGGATTGGTGATGTCCCACCATCACATGCTGGTATGAAGGCATTCATAACCACAAAGATTGGCGATATATGTTTAATGATAGCTTCATTCATAATATTCTCAGTAGCGGGAACCTTCAACTTCATGGATCTTCAAGCAAATCATGAGTGGATAATTGAGCTTGCAAGGCTTGGCTTAATAGTTCCAGTTACAATACTATTGTTTGGGGGGCCTGTCGGCAAGTCTGCTCAATTCCCACTACATGAGTGGCTTCCAGAGGCTATGGCTGGCCCAACATCTGTTTCAGCCTTGATACATGCTGCAACTATGGTTAAGGCTGGAGTATACCTTGTAGCACGATTATTCCCAACAATATACTATGTGTTTGAGGTTGCAGTGGAGCATGTCCATGGCCCTGCAGTTGAAGGCTTAATTCTTCAAGCTCGTCAAAACTTTTTCTTAACCGTGGCTTGGATTGGTGCATTCACGGCTTTCCTAGCTGCCACGCAGGCTATGGTTAGTAGGGAGTTGAAGAAGGTTTTAGCCTACTCAACTATTTCACAGATCGGTTATATGATGCTTGGTTTGGGTGCTGGTGGATTGGCTTCTGATCCATCCACTGGATTCGTGGCTGGCATTTTCCATTTAGCTAGTCATGCCATATTTAAGGCTCTCCTATTCATGGCTGCTGGAGCAGTTATACATGCATGTGAGAGCACCAACATGTTTGATATGGGTGGTATTAGGAGGGATATGCCAATAACTTTCACCACAATGCTTGTTGGTGCATTATCTCTTTCAGGTATACCTCCACTAAGCGGGTTCTGGAGTAAGGAGGCTGTTTTCACTGCATGCATAGTTTCCGGGCAATACTTGTTGCTGGCTTTAGCTGCAGTTACTGCCGCAATAACATTCTTCTATAGTTTACGTATGATTGCAATAACATTCCTTGGACATAAGAGTGAGCATTTGGAGGAGCTTGAGCATGAGGGTCATCATGTACATGAAGTTTCGAAGGTTATGTGGGTTCCATACACCATATTGGCTGTTGCCACCATCGTAACCGGGTTTGTTGGTCCATTCTTTGAGCATTTCATGCATGATTTCCTTGAACCATCAATGCACATATTGCATCATGAAGTTAGATTGTCGGCAATGGTTTATGGTGCAGTGGAATCATATAGTGGCATTCCAATGCAATTAATTACATCAACCATCACTGCTTGTATGCTGGTAATTGGAGGTTTACCCGCCTACTACCTCTACATATCCAGGAAGGGGGATCCTGAGGAGTTTGTGGAGAAGCATGGTTTGAAGGGATTGTACAATTTCCTCTACAACAGATGGTATATCAATCCAACATACTATCGTATCTTCGTCTACTCATTGATAAGTGGAAGCTCTATTCTGTTTAGGAATCTTGAGAAGGCTGTTATCGATGCATTCAATTACATCCTCGCAAACTTCATTGTAAAGCTTAGTAATGTGATTTACAAGTACTTTGAAAAGCCAATTCTTGATGGATTGAATTATGCAATTGCATATGCCTTTGCATCGTTTTCCCAAGCTTTCAGGAGGATTCAAACGGGAGTTTCATCGTTCAACATTATGGGGATGGCTTTAGGGATAATATTATTGATAGTCCTCATAATACTTAGGGTATTATGA
- the nuoK gene encoding NADH-quinone oxidoreductase subunit NuoK, with translation MPIEPYTFIATSGVLLAVGLYGLMVKRNMIKMVMALEIMFSSAILNLVNFAYFRMYGFVDPILHVTVIIAISVEACLIGIALAFVINAYRHYKTLDIRELRRLRW, from the coding sequence ATGCCCATTGAACCATACACTTTCATAGCCACTTCCGGAGTCTTATTGGCTGTGGGCCTCTATGGTTTAATGGTTAAGAGAAATATGATCAAAATGGTTATGGCCCTTGAAATAATGTTCAGTTCAGCCATACTAAACTTGGTTAACTTTGCATATTTTAGGATGTATGGATTTGTAGATCCAATACTCCACGTTACTGTTATAATAGCCATATCCGTTGAGGCATGCCTGATTGGCATTGCACTTGCATTTGTTATTAATGCGTATAGGCATTACAAGACTCTTGATATTAGGGAGCTTAGGAGGTTGAGGTGGTAG
- a CDS encoding NADH-quinone oxidoreductase subunit I, translated as MAMIREVFRHLFKRPVTVKYPFERTPTAERYRGKHEFYVDRCVGCGLCARECPALAIELVPSDKNVNGRIPIFYLDRCIFCAQCERICPRAAIYLTKFYELASHDRKTLLYRAM; from the coding sequence ATGGCTATGATACGTGAAGTATTTAGGCATCTATTCAAACGTCCAGTAACCGTTAAGTATCCATTTGAGAGAACTCCAACTGCTGAGAGGTATAGGGGGAAGCATGAATTCTATGTTGATAGATGCGTTGGTTGCGGTTTATGTGCTCGTGAATGCCCAGCACTAGCTATTGAGCTAGTGCCCTCAGATAAGAATGTTAATGGTAGGATTCCAATATTCTACCTTGATAGATGCATATTCTGTGCACAGTGCGAGAGGATATGCCCAAGGGCAGCCATATATTTAACGAAATTCTATGAGTTGGCGTCACATGACCGCAAAACCCTTTTGTACCGTGCTATGTAG
- a CDS encoding NADH-quinone oxidoreductase subunit J: MSVDVLSMVLGVSAIVLAVLTLESKRIMHSIMALCCFSIVLAAAFFYLSAPLVGVFQLAVLAGAVTVLFVIALMLTGKVEVD; this comes from the coding sequence TTGAGCGTTGATGTTCTTAGTATGGTTTTGGGCGTTTCAGCCATTGTTTTAGCCGTTTTGACCCTTGAGTCTAAGAGAATTATGCATTCCATCATGGCTTTATGCTGTTTCAGCATAGTTTTAGCGGCAGCCTTCTTTTATCTATCAGCACCTCTGGTTGGGGTTTTCCAATTGGCTGTTTTAGCTGGCGCAGTCACTGTTCTCTTTGTAATAGCTTTAATGTTGACTGGTAAAGTGGAGGTGGATTGA
- a CDS encoding VTT domain-containing protein, with translation MNLLMKIALNYGYLGAMIVSILGNFLPFLPIPYLVAIYYMASYMPVDPIILGIVAGIGGAIGKSVIYLLGFEGNKMIVSEERRRQIEKFKEMLGKYGAIAVFFATVTPAPDDIVIIPLGLVRYSFIKFFIATAIGKILLSIAVALFGKYFTEQLNIVFGEGNIYGMLMSIIFLLIMTWIILKIDWIKVAEIVDASGLRGLVEIVIKGRWRELLLSGNKK, from the coding sequence ATGAATTTACTGATGAAAATAGCTTTAAACTATGGGTACCTAGGGGCGATGATAGTGTCGATACTTGGAAATTTCTTACCATTCCTCCCCATACCATATTTAGTTGCAATATACTATATGGCTTCATACATGCCAGTAGACCCAATAATCCTTGGAATAGTTGCTGGGATAGGTGGGGCAATAGGTAAAAGCGTAATATATCTACTGGGATTTGAAGGGAACAAAATGATAGTAAGTGAAGAGAGGAGGAGGCAGATTGAGAAGTTTAAGGAGATGCTTGGAAAATATGGGGCTATAGCAGTATTCTTCGCCACCGTTACACCAGCACCGGACGACATAGTGATAATACCACTTGGATTGGTGAGATATAGCTTCATAAAATTCTTCATAGCAACAGCAATTGGGAAAATCCTGCTAAGCATAGCGGTAGCATTATTTGGGAAGTACTTCACAGAGCAGCTAAACATAGTTTTCGGGGAGGGAAACATTTATGGAATGTTGATGTCAATAATCTTCCTACTCATAATGACATGGATTATACTGAAGATAGATTGGATAAAGGTTGCCGAAATAGTGGATGCAAGTGGATTAAGAGGATTAGTTGAAATTGTAATTAAGGGGAGGTGGAGGGAGCTACTATTATCAGGCAATAAGAAGTGA